Proteins encoded in a region of the Apostichopus japonicus isolate 1M-3 chromosome 19, ASM3797524v1, whole genome shotgun sequence genome:
- the LOC139960095 gene encoding uncharacterized protein isoform X2, with protein MRPLRRTPPTVTKRKYAIGICLEDPLKALKTHINQQVILNKTSGYCFQRNTQGYWNSGLSLSRKLLLLQDKALIKTPLLSCWQQWTVDHVRICSWEAGTQRPLPYC; from the exons ATGAGGCCACTGAG ACGGACTCCACCGACGGTCACTAAAAGAAAGTATGCAATTGGTATTTGCCTTGAAGACCCACTAAAAGCCTTAAAGACCCACATAAACCAACAGGTCAT ATTGAACAAGACTTCAGGTTATTGTTTCCAGAGGAATACCCAAGGTTACTGGAACAGTGGCCTCTCCCTAAGCAGAAAGTTATTGCTCTTGCAAGATAAAGCACTGATAAAGACGCCACTGCTGAGCTGCTGGCAACAGTGGACCGTGGACCATGTAAGGATTTGTAGTTGGGAA GCTGGGACACAGAGACCACTACCATACTGCTAG